The Vidua macroura isolate BioBank_ID:100142 chromosome 2, ASM2450914v1, whole genome shotgun sequence DNA window GGCGCCAAATTCAAACCGGGGCCGCTCCGAgagcgccggggccgccgccgccctgcATCGGCCGTGCCCCGGCCTGGCAGCTGGTGAGTCACAACCGGTGCCCGCCACGGTCCTCCAGGGCCCCTGGCAAGGGTCAGCACCCCTCGGAGGGCCGCGGTAAGGCCACCGCGCGGCCGGGAGAGGGCAGCGCCTGGGCCCGGCCCGGGGTGGAAGGCCCCGCGGGAGCAGGTGAGCTTGCTGGCCAGGGCGGCAGCGCAGGGGCTGGAGCGGGTGAAGAAGGAGCTGGCAGGACTTTGGCggtgccctccctgccccctcGGGGCCGCGCGTACACAGCGGTGCTCCTGGGCCTGGACGGGGGGTAGCAGATCCAGGCCTCCTTGGGAAGTGACGcgctcctgttcctgctcacaGGAGCGCTGCCTATGGGAGGCTGGCTCAGGGTTCTTCTTTTGGTGCTCTTTCCTTTAGGGGGTGGAGCAGATCGAAAAGGGCCATGCTTGTGCCGGGTGCCAGAACCCGCGAGGAATGATCGCTGGGCTGTCTGCATTCTGTACGTAGGGCATTAGCTCAGTTTGTTATCTGCTGAACTCTGCTTTGTATCAATGTAGGGGATTCTTGCTGAGAATTTTCTCGTTTACTAGCTGACCCCATCAAATCTAGTGCAATGCAAAAGGCCTCTTTTTTTGGGTATCTGTTTCCATTCTGCTTGCCATCTCTGATGATAATAAGTACAATTTGTATGTTGTTCCACTTTAGTTTGCAGAAAGGCACAAGCTCCAACGAATTCCTGATGGCATTATTAGCAGTACTCTCACAGCATCTTAGCCTAGAAGCAGTatctctgaattttatttcctctgcttccagctTTATAGTCTAAACTACCTATTGTCCAAAAGTCTGACATCTAAATTGTATGCTGCCCAATGACGAATTTACGTGATTCTTAACAAATCTacaaaaggaattaaaagcaCATTTACTTGGTGTCTAGCTTAAAGCACCTTACTTCTGCTGCATTTATTGTGTGCTTTTGTAGTGTTCAGGGTAATCTCTGCTTCCCAGATCTTAAACCATCTGTAAATTCTCTTTTCGTGCAGGTTATGTAATCTGCTGCTTAGACCAATCAGCTATAAGAATCAGCACTGCTATTTCTATATTCTACCTCCCCTCCAGCTTGTTGGCTGACGCTGGTCAAGTTGCACTACAGCTAAGTCTTTCTGTAAAGCATATACACACTTTGCTCATTATTATGTACTTTATGACGCAAGTTATCTACTCTGCAAATCTCTCTCCCATCCTGCTTACACAAGCTGTGGATTAGGGAGGTACAGTATGATTTTTCAGTAGCCTTGTCAGCCTTATTAAAtgctttcaattttaattttccctttgtgTTTCAAGCTTTGTAGCAACTGCTGAGAATGTGTTCTCTGTGGGAGGTCTTGAGATGATTTGCTGCACCCTTTATGTTGTACCTTTTGTTTTGCAGGATTTGTTCCTCTCCCTTTCAATGGAGAGTGACAGTATAGATCAATAATGAGGACCAGCCCTCGCAGGCCCTTAATTCTCAAAAGACGAAAACTGACCCTCCCACAGAACGATGAATCCAGTACTTCAGCAAGAGATGAGAACAGAGGTCAGGATGAAAAGGCTCCTaagcaggagcacaggcaggaagACCAACACAACAGACAACCCAGAGACAAAAGGGACAGTGGCCTGCAGAAATTCCCAGCAGGAATAAAGATAATTGACCATCCTACAATGCCCAACACACAGGTGGTGGCCATCCCTACAAATGCTGATATCCAGAGCATCATAGAGGCATtgacagcaaaaggaaaagagtgTGGCAACAATGGACCCAACAAGTTCATTCTCATTAGCAGTGGGGGCACATCCCGCTCAGCAGGTCCAGCACCACTGCAGAATCTCCCATCAGAGAAGAAAGCCAATGCAGCCATCAAGGCTGCAGTTAgtcaagaaagagagaagagtgTTGCACAGACACCTGGTCTTGCAGGCAGTACAGCACTCTGGCATTCAGGAATTGATCCTGTGGTTGGACAGGAACAGGAGACCAACAGTATGTAGCCTTTACCtgtttttttattggttttttttgtcctgacagATGAGGAGATGTGAAATGGGCCAAGGAGTGTAGCACTTGCATCTTGGTTTgcagtaattattaatattttgttaattaCAAAATACCTTTGGATTGGATTCTAATAATCTACATAGCTTTGCATATGTAGTGAAATCTGAAGGATTATAGTGGACATATTTTTTTGGTGGAAGACATCTGAGATTCTGACTTAAGTTTAGTGCTGTCTTTCTATTTCTTGAAGTACTAGATCAGCATTTTGGTTGACAATAGTCTGGTTTGAGTGTTTGTTCTTAAGGCTGCAGCTCTTTTCAGAAATTGGGCAACTACACATGAAATCAGGAATTCAAGGTGAATTACTTCCACAATATTAGTGTTGCAATACCATCTTTGAGAAGTGTGATTGGTGCCTTCCTTTTGACAGCTGAGATGAAGGGGTAGCAGGGTTACTTGTGAGAAAGCAGAGTTATGGCAAGGGGAAGACTGTGTCTGTAGACTACCTGGGCTTCAGTAAAGactttgacactgtctcctaCAGCATTattctggaaaagctggcagcccatggcttggtCAAGTTCACTCTTGACTGGGTTAAAACTgtctggatggctgggcccagagagtggtgctgaatggtgctgcatccagctggtgaCCAGTCACTGGTGGGGTTCCCCAGGGCTCAAGGttggggccagtcctgtttTACTCTGTATAtcaatgatctggatgaggggatcaaGGGCATCCTCAGTAAATTCACaaatgacaccaagctgggtgggagtgtggatctgctggagggcaggagggctctgaACTGGCTGGATGCATGGGTCAAGGCCAATTGCGTGATGTTCAATAAGACCAGGTACCAGATCCTGCAATTGCATtgcaacaaccccaggcagtgctacaAGCGGGGGAAAGAGTGTCTGGAAAACTGCCCAGCAAGAAAAGACCTGGGAGTAttggtcaacagcagctgaacatgagccagtgtgtgcccaggtggccaagaaggccaatgacatcctggcctgtaccagCAATAATGtgtccagcaggaccagggcagagATTGTCCagtactcagcactggtgaggccacatcttgagttctgttttcagttttgggCCACTCATGAcaggaaagacattgaggtgctggagcatgtccagagaaggacaacagagctggtgaagggtctggagcataGGTCTGATGAGGaagagctgagggagctggggctgttcagcctggagaaaaggaggctccgagggaccttatcactctctacaactgcctgaaaggaggctgtagagCAGTGGGGGTTGCTTTCTTCTCCTAGGCAACAAATGACAGGACAAAAGGGCATAGCCACAAGCTGTGCCAAGGAAAGTTCAGACTGGACGTCATTAAGAATCTCTTCCCTAAAAAGgctgtcaagcattggaacagactgcccagggaggtttggagtcaccatccctagaggtgttcaagaaacaactggatgCCTCAGTCAGTGCCATGGTCTTGTTGATAAGAGGGTgtttggtcacaggttggacttgatggtcttggagGACTCTTTtaacctaaattattctgtgattattaTGTGGGCTTGTTATCCCAACAGGCAGTGGCGAGACAATGAGTTCTGTGTTGGACAACAGCCTCACCAACATCCAGTGGCTGGGAAAGATGAGATCCGATGGGTTAAATCCCTCTTCTGTGAAGGAAGACACAGAGAAAGAGAATCAGATGCCTCTGCAGGAAAGAGTCAAGGTTAGTAGAAGAATACAAAAGTATGTGCTAAAACTTTTGGTAAGGAAGCAATCTAGGTGGATCAGAATACTTGCAAGAATTAGGTGTTGCTATCTCTAAGTAACCTGAGTTTGACCTTTAGTGATATGAATAGCAGAACCCAGAGGATCCAGGGATGTTCTGGGCCTTCTTATCAGCTTCGTAAACATTCATGTATCACCCCTTCTGTCTTTCAGACTGaagaggaagctgctgctgctgctattcCTACTGCTGCTGAGTCCTCCTCATGGCAGGATTCGGTGTCAGAGCGACCTCCTTACTCCTACATGGCCATGATCCAGTTTGCCATCAACAGCACGGAGAAGAAGCGCATGACCCTGAAGGACATCTATACCTGGATTGAGGATCATTTCCCTTATTTTAAACATGTAGCTAAGCCAGGCTGGAAGGTAACAAGCAGGCCCtcaagttgctgtgggtgatGTTACATGCCTTCTGGATCAGAATGAAAAGTTGTTCCCCAGTCTGCAAAGCAAGATGGAAGCTCATTTAAACATTCCACCCCAAATACACTCTCACTCCAGATGTTCACTGTACCACTTCTTGTATCCCTTGCCTCATCCTACTTAAACAAGATGATGGGATGTCTGATCATTGGAGTGAGAATTGGGATCTCAGGACTATATAGAATAAGAGACTGATAACAGGGTTGGCTGGGTATGCTGTGAACATGAAAGTTCAGTGTTGTTTGCACTTTGGAATGTAATCCTTCTGCTAGGGCAGCGATGTTTGAGGTGGGCCTTGCTGTGCTGATAACAAAACTACTGCTTTTCAACCTCCCCCTCACTCCTTTCTCCTCAGAACTCCATCCGGCACAACCTGTCCCTTCATGATATGTTTGTCCGTGAGACATCTGCCAATGGTAAAATTTCCTTCTGGACTATTCACCCTGATGCAAACCGTTGCCTAACATTGGACCAGGTATTTAAGGTGAGTTGCCTCATGCAAAGAAAATAGGACAGGCTATCCAGTTTCTAAATGCCACACTAGCCTGATGCACCTTATTTTAACTGTAAGGTCAAGCTGTGTTGACATCAGTCTCTTTGTAGAAGCTGGATTCAGTCACTTCACTTGACAAATAGACAAGctctgcatttgaaaaaaaggTGCTACAGCTGTGCTTTTGATCTGGAGTTTCTGTAGGATGTGTTTATTCTTCATGTGCTATGCCAAATATAATAGTCAGGTTGTTCAACTTCTTTCCATGGGCCTGATTTAAATTCCTAATGAGAAGATTGACACTGAGGCCAACCAGGTGTTCCTATGCTGTTTGATAAGTCAGTCATAAGATGGAATTGTCCTAGCCCAAACAGGCATTTTAGGAAGGTTTTGTTAGGGAAATAGAGCTTGGGAGTCTGGTATAGGTGTGTTTAGAAAACTGTTGTGTTTTCTGCACTGGGTGGGTGGACTTAACTTTTGTTTGCTCAGATTGTACAAGTTTAAAATGTCCCATTTGTCTTCCTCTTTGGCTGATAACTTcatcttaaatttttttcttgctcaaTGCCTTCTGCCACCAGCCACTGGACTTGGGGTCACCAACATCGCCTGAGTTCTCTGAATCAGTAAGAATTACCATCTGGCTCGGGGCTTGATCTTCCATTCTCTTCTTGCCAGTCACTGAACGAAAGGACAACAGGCTTGGGGAGGGGGACTGGGTCACTGCTGCATCTACTCATACAGCTCCGTGCTTACCCTTTGTGGGGAGAGGGGTCTAGCCAATGTTTGACTGCCTCCAGATGGTACAGTCTCTCGAGCTGGTAAAGCTGGACATCTTTGAGCAACCTGGAAGTCTACTGCTGAAGTAGGCTGCAGTGGACACCAATAGGCTTCAGACAACAAGCCCAAACAGATTTCTGGTAAAATCATCTCCATGGCAACAGTTCCAATATGCTCTGGGGCTCAGATCCAGAGAGAATAGgatctctctgtgctccttttccattttgcaaCCCACTGCATTGTGAGTGACTCTTGGAAGGATGAACCTGTTTGCTATTGCTGTTGCATTCAGCAGTTTTAACAGTGATGGATTTGCAAACATCCAGTCAAACACTTTTCTGTCACAGCTACAACCTTGGCCTTCTTTCCATCTGCTCAGAATTCTGATCCCATTGTTGCCTCTGCTATTCTATTTGAACACCTATCTGGTCTATGGTTTGTATATACATCCAGTACACAATAAAGCCATCCTATTCACTGTTCCTCGGGCGCTGAGGGTGCCAAAACCAGCTCACTTCTGCAGTAGagtctgcagctggagcagctctgtcatGTTGTCTATTTTCCTACACAGCTTTTGGTGGGCAGCTGGCTTTGGGATGGCATAGTTGCAAACCAGCAAGTGGCACAGACCTAGAGCCAGCCTGAATGCTGGTTGCTAACAGCTGCTCTCTTTGCATTAGTCCAGCACAGACCTCTGGTTTCACAGTTCTCAGTGAGGCAGCAGAATAAATGTGGATTCTTTTCTTTTaacctctcttttcttcttctcctcttaCTTATCTCACAATGACAGCAGCAACAAAAGAGTCGTCTTCCAGATCCTCTGAAGAATGTGGGAAGCAAAACTGAGCCCCAGAATTCACGTAAGTGTCCACATCACTAGGCCAAAGAGAATCAATCCAATAAATCTGGGGCATTCTCCCAGATTTCTTTAGGAATACAAGTAGAGTATGTTATCCCTGTTTGCCAGCTTTTATGCTCCTTATTGTCAGGTTTGAAATTGAAAGCAGTATTACTGTGTCTGAGAGGATGTGATGGTGAGATGTTGGGCATTGGGCACTCAAATGGAATGAGAGCCCAAACCTGAGGGGTAGTATCTTCATGAAAGGTTATTTTCTCATTCATGAGGCTTCTGGCTTGGTACTTGTATCCTTAAAATTAGCAGAGAAGGCAAGTGATctgattaaatatttcttttgggGTATCTAGAAGGACTTTCTCTAAGGTGCCTGGGTTTCAAGAGGTAGCAGTGGAGAACAGGCAAAAGTGAgtcccttcttttcccttccaggCCGAAAGATGAAGCCTTTGCTTCCTCGTGTCAACTCCTACCTGGTTCCAATTCAGTTTCCTTTGAGTCAGCCTCTTGTCTTGCAGCCTTCTATGAAGGTTCCCCTGTCCATGGCACAGGGAGCATCCCTTAACAGCACGGAGACTTTGCAGAGCAATAAGCGTGTGTGCATTGCTCCAAAGGTTGGTTTCTTGTTTTCCAAGGAGTTTTCCAAGGGGGTTagtgtggtgtttttttcctgtttttttttctttattttcttttttttctttttttataaggGGGCTGAGGAGGCGGCTAGGGAGggtgtggggatttttttttaaggagggGAGTGttcgtttggattttttgtttattttttttaatatctcttgCCCTCAACGAACCTTTTCTTCCTATGGTTCCTTTGTGCATCTTTACTTAGGTGCTCTAAAACTCCAAGCTCCTATCAAGGAACTAGCTAGTGATAATCCTTGCTATCCTTTACTGTCTCTAAGCTGACTACTACCTGCTAGTTTATTTGCTCTAAGGATGTTTCTAGAGGAAGGAGCCCTATGGCTTGGTCAAGACAATTTTTCTTTACTGCTGGGATGTGAAGAAAGAAGAATGGGAGGAATGGCTTTGTTCTGATCCTAAAACATTCAGATTTTTGGTAGCTCTATAGACAAGTAACAATAAGGAACTTCTGTAAAGGTATATATTTCACGTAGTCTCTTCCCAGAGGATTTCCGTATCTGCTGTTTGCCAGTTTTGTGAAGTTCACAGTTATTCTGGGCTCAAGAAAAACAGCTATTAAACAGATCCTTTTCTTGGCATCTCACTGACTGCTCTTGTATGCTTAGACATTAAAAAGCTCTAGCTTCTTCCATCCTGTCTAACCATAAtcctattttcttttgtatgCCTGCTGCTTTATGTTCTCTCCAGCTATGATTTATCTTTCTCCtgtgctctttttcttttgataacctcattttttttctcttccttttccttggtTTCTGGGAAAGCTGTCctcattcattttgttattcCCATTTAgataatgtaagaaaaaaatcaaaggggttatattttttccagaaatattcagctctcctgcctgtaCTCCCAGAAGTTCTTCAGAGCAGGAGTGCTCTGAAGGGTATGACTTTGTCACTTAGCTAGAATCCTTCCCATGTGATCCTTAGGCTTCTTTCTATCAGTTTCACAGAGATCAATCTCAGTCTGTTATAATTActgctttctgaatttcttcttcttACCCTTTCTGCTGACCTTAAATGCcagtctttcttttctttccactgtTATTCGGATTTTTGGGTACCTTAGATCCTTGCTTACTGACTGCATGTCACCTGTGTTTCACTGTAGATGTCACTGTCTGCAGAAGAGTCACCCTCTTTACCCACGGCTGCTGTCAAGGAGGAGGGTCAATGTGATGAAGGTTTATTTTCCCCAAGCCATTCCATACAGGAGAACATCTCCCAGCCTGGTGAGGAATTGTCTTCTTTCCCTGAGGGTGCCTGTGTAAAGGAGGAAGAAGGCTCTCAGCTGgatccctggctgtccccattTGCCTCAACCGTAACGGTCAAGGAAGAGCCAAGCTTGTTCCTCCCAGACTCATCCACAAAGGAGAGGAAACAGTTCACCACACTGAAGTCACCATCTAAGGCAGTTTCTGACTCTTTAGTTAtaaagaggagagaaaggagggaagTGGGCAGATCCAGAAGGAAACAACGCCTAGCACTGCCTTGTTCAGAAGAGCCTGTCCTTGTTTtgccagaaagcagcagctcagaccATCCCTTCCCCCAGG harbors:
- the FOXM1 gene encoding forkhead box protein M1 isoform X2, whose amino-acid sequence is MRTSPRRPLILKRRKLTLPQNDESSTSARDENRGQDEKAPKQEHRQEDQHNRQPRDKRDSGLQKFPAGIKIIDHPTMPNTQVVAIPTNADIQSIIEALTAKGKECGNNGPNKFILISSGGTSRSAGPAPLQNLPSEKKANAAIKAAVSQEREKSVAQTPGLAGSTALWHSGIDPVVGQEQETNSSGETMSSVLDNSLTNIQWLGKMRSDGLNPSSVKEDTEKENQMPLQERVKTEEEAAAAAIPTAAESSSWQDSVSERPPYSYMAMIQFAINSTEKKRMTLKDIYTWIEDHFPYFKHVAKPGWKNSIRHNLSLHDMFVRETSANGKISFWTIHPDANRCLTLDQVFKPLDLGSPTSPEFSESQQKSRLPDPLKNVGSKTEPQNSRRKMKPLLPRVNSYLVPIQFPLSQPLVLQPSMKVPLSMAQGASLNSTETLQSNKRVCIAPKMSLSAEESPSLPTAAVKEEGQCDEGLFSPSHSIQENISQPGEELSSFPEGACVKEEEGSQLDPWLSPFASTVTVKEEPSLFLPDSSTKERKQFTTLKSPSKAVSDSLVIKRRERREVGRSRRKQRLALPCSEEPVLVLPESSSSDHPFPQENQPLENISQLSCSQGEEGAFKTPVKNIFSKLPVSSTPSKVSATTTASLEVLDPWKSASLAKGSHELDFSPVKTLQLPFTPLQDNQDLLGFNSTPLKNPLFDSPRELLNIESSDMVLVPLTSSPAFIRDTSKQSSVELTASGFTENRSLMEGLILDTMNDSLSKILLDISFPGLEDENLGTDISWSQLIPELK
- the FOXM1 gene encoding forkhead box protein M1 isoform X3; amino-acid sequence: MRTSPRRPLILKRRKLTLPQNDESSTSARDENRGQDEKAPKQEHRQEDQHNRQPRDKRDSGLQKFPAGIKIIDHPTMPNTQVVAIPTNADIQSIIEALTAKGKECGNNGPNKFILISSGGTSRSAGPAPLQNLPSEKKANAAIKAAVSQEREKSVAQTPGLAGSTALWHSGIDPVVGQEQETNSSGETMSSVLDNSLTNIQWLGKMRSDGLNPSSVKEDTEKENQMPLQERVKTEEEAAAAAIPTAAESSSWQDSVSERPPYSYMAMIQFAINSTEKKRMTLKDIYTWIEDHFPYFKHVAKPGWKNSIRHNLSLHDMFVRETSANGKISFWTIHPDANRCLTLDQVFKQQQKSRLPDPLKNVGSKTEPQNSRRKMKPLLPRVNSYLVPIQFPLSQPLVLQPSMKVPLSMAQGASLNSTETLQSNKRVCIAPKMSLSAEESPSLPTAAVKEEGQCDEGLFSPSHSIQENISQPGEELSSFPEGACVKEEEGSQLDPWLSPFASTVTVKEEPSLFLPDSSTKERKQFTTLKSPSKAVSDSLVIKRRERREVGRSRRKQRLALPCSEEPVLVLPESSSSDHPFPQENQPLENISQLSCSQGEEGAFKTPVKNIFSKLPVSSTPSKVSATTTASLEVLDPWKSASLAKGSHELDFSPVKTLQLPFTPLQDNQDLLGFNSTPLKNPLFDSPRELLNIESSDMVLVPLTSSPAFIRDTSKQSSVELTASGFTENRSLMEGLILDTMNDSLSKILLDISFPGLEDENLGTDISWSQLIPELK
- the FOXM1 gene encoding forkhead box protein M1 isoform X1; the protein is MRTSPRRPLILKRRKLTLPQNDESSTSARDENRGQDEKAPKQEHRQEDQHNRQPRDKRDSGLQKFPAGIKIIDHPTMPNTQVVAIPTNADIQSIIEALTAKGKECGNNGPNKFILISSGGTSRSAGPAPLQNLPSEKKANAAIKAAVSQEREKSVAQTPGLAGSTALWHSGIDPVVGQEQETNSSGETMSSVLDNSLTNIQWLGKMRSDGLNPSSVKEDTEKENQMPLQERVKTEEEAAAAAIPTAAESSSWQDSVSERPPYSYMAMIQFAINSTEKKRMTLKDIYTWIEDHFPYFKHVAKPGWKNSIRHNLSLHDMFVRETSANGKISFWTIHPDANRCLTLDQVFKPLDLGSPTSPEFSESQQQKSRLPDPLKNVGSKTEPQNSRRKMKPLLPRVNSYLVPIQFPLSQPLVLQPSMKVPLSMAQGASLNSTETLQSNKRVCIAPKMSLSAEESPSLPTAAVKEEGQCDEGLFSPSHSIQENISQPGEELSSFPEGACVKEEEGSQLDPWLSPFASTVTVKEEPSLFLPDSSTKERKQFTTLKSPSKAVSDSLVIKRRERREVGRSRRKQRLALPCSEEPVLVLPESSSSDHPFPQENQPLENISQLSCSQGEEGAFKTPVKNIFSKLPVSSTPSKVSATTTASLEVLDPWKSASLAKGSHELDFSPVKTLQLPFTPLQDNQDLLGFNSTPLKNPLFDSPRELLNIESSDMVLVPLTSSPAFIRDTSKQSSVELTASGFTENRSLMEGLILDTMNDSLSKILLDISFPGLEDENLGTDISWSQLIPELK
- the FOXM1 gene encoding forkhead box protein M1 isoform X5; translated protein: MRTSPRRPLILKRRKLTLPQNDESSTSARDENRGQDEKAPKQEHRQEDQHNRQPRDKRDSGLQKFPAGIKIIDHPTMPNTQVVAIPTNADIQSIIEALTAKGKECGNNGPNKFILISSGGTSRSAGPAPLQNLPSEKKANAAIKAAVSQEREKSVAQTPGLAGSTALWHSGIDPVVGQEQETNSSGETMSSVLDNSLTNIQWLGKMRSDGLNPSSVKEDTEKENQMPLQERVKTEEEAAAAAIPTAAESSSWQDSVSERPPYSYMAMIQFAINSTEKKRMTLKDIYTWIEDHFPYFKHVAKPGWKNSIRHNLSLHDMFVRETSANGKISFWTIHPDANRCLTLDQVFKMSLSAEESPSLPTAAVKEEGQCDEGLFSPSHSIQENISQPGEELSSFPEGACVKEEEGSQLDPWLSPFASTVTVKEEPSLFLPDSSTKERKQFTTLKSPSKAVSDSLVIKRRERREVGRSRRKQRLALPCSEEPVLVLPESSSSDHPFPQENQPLENISQLSCSQGEEGAFKTPVKNIFSKLPVSSTPSKVSATTTASLEVLDPWKSASLAKGSHELDFSPVKTLQLPFTPLQDNQDLLGFNSTPLKNPLFDSPRELLNIESSDMVLVPLTSSPAFIRDTSKQSSVELTASGFTENRSLMEGLILDTMNDSLSKILLDISFPGLEDENLGTDISWSQLIPELK
- the FOXM1 gene encoding forkhead box protein M1 isoform X4, translated to MRTSPRRPLILKRRKLTLPQNDESSTSARDENRGQDEKAPKQEHRQEDQHNRQPRDKRDSGLQKFPAGIKIIDHPTMPNTQVVAIPTNADIQSIIEALTAKGKECGNNGPNKFILISSGGTSRSAGPAPLQNLPSEKKANAAIKAAVSQEREKSVAQTPGLAGSTALWHSGIDPVVGQEQETNSSGETMSSVLDNSLTNIQWLGKMRSDGLNPSSVKEDTEKENQMPLQERVKTEEEAAAAAIPTAAESSSWQDSVSERPPYSYMAMIQFAINSTEKKRMTLKDIYTWIEDHFPYFKHVAKPGWKNSIRHNLSLHDMFVRETSANGKISFWTIHPDANRCLTLDQVFKQQKSRLPDPLKNVGSKTEPQNSRRKMKPLLPRVNSYLVPIQFPLSQPLVLQPSMKVPLSMAQGASLNSTETLQSNKRVCIAPKMSLSAEESPSLPTAAVKEEGQCDEGLFSPSHSIQENISQPGEELSSFPEGACVKEEEGSQLDPWLSPFASTVTVKEEPSLFLPDSSTKERKQFTTLKSPSKAVSDSLVIKRRERREVGRSRRKQRLALPCSEEPVLVLPESSSSDHPFPQENQPLENISQLSCSQGEEGAFKTPVKNIFSKLPVSSTPSKVSATTTASLEVLDPWKSASLAKGSHELDFSPVKTLQLPFTPLQDNQDLLGFNSTPLKNPLFDSPRELLNIESSDMVLVPLTSSPAFIRDTSKQSSVELTASGFTENRSLMEGLILDTMNDSLSKILLDISFPGLEDENLGTDISWSQLIPELK